In Mycetocola spongiae, the genomic stretch GGCGCCGGCGCAGACCCGCTGCAGGTTCTGCGCACCCTGGGCCTCATTCAGCTGGACGCCCTGGCCCGTGTGGATCGCGCACACAGGCTCACCGTGCTGGCGCGGCTTCCGCGCGAGGCCCGCGCGGCAGATATCGACGGCGCGCTGTGGTCGCGCGCCGAGGCGCTCTCCTTTGAAACCTATACACACGCCGCGGTGCTCATCCCGATCGAGGACTGGCCCCTCTTCCATCTCTTCCGCTCGCTGGCCACCAAGCGCCGCGATTCCCCCGCGCTCGCGACGCTGCGTAGCGTGCGTGATTTTGTGGCCGAGAGTAACCACGGCGTGACGCTGCGCCGGATCGAGGAGTCCGCAGCCAAGAGCTGCGCGGGCGATTGTATCGAGGGCAAGCGCGCGGCCGAACACCTGGTGTGGCGCGGCGATCTGGTCACCACCGATCGCCGCCTGAACCGCCGCATCTACGATATTCCCGAGCGCCGCATCCCCCGCGAGATCGCCGAGACCCGCCTCGAGTACGAGGATACGGTTGCGGGCCTGACCGATCGTGCGGTGCGCTCACTCGGGATCGCCACGCTGGGCGATGTGGCCCATTTTTATAACCTCGCGCTCCCCCACGCCCGCGCGGGCCTGGCGCTGGGTACCTCCATTCCGGTCACCGTGGACGGCTGGGACGAAACCTCCTGGGTTCCGGCGGAGGCCTGCCCGCTGCTCGCCGGGGGCTCCTGCGCGCCGGGCGATGGCCCGCTGATCTGCCCGGAGATCGCGGCCGAACCGCGGTTCATCGGCCCGTTTGACCCGCTCATCCGCGATCGCGAGCGCGCCCGCCGGCTCTTCGATTTTGACTATACATTTGAGGCCTATAAGCCCGCGGCCAAGCGCGTATACGGACATTATGTGTTGGGGGTGCTGCTGGGTTCGGAATTCCTCGGCCGGGTGGATGCCCGCCGCGAGGGAAAGAAGCTGCGGATCGCGCGCGAGTTTGTGGAACCCAATCAGTGCCCGATCATCTTCCATGAGGCGGTGGGGGACGCCCTCGAGACCCTCGCCGAGCAGATGGAGCTCACGCCCGTGCGCGGCGAGGACTAGCCGGGCAATCGGGCCCGGCGCTGTCCGGGGCATCCGCTAGCCTGGGATCGTGATCAGCACCCAGGGGCCGGGCCCGGAAATTACCGCGGAGCGGGCTCGCTCCCTCGCGCTCGAGGCGCAGTTTGCGCCGGGCGAGCGCGCGGGGGCCGCGGAGGTTTTTCACCGCCTCGGGGTGCTCCAGCTTGATCCCCTGCGCCGGGTAGACCGCGCCCATCGCCTCACCCTGCTCAGCCGCCTGCCCTCCTCCGCCGGTATCCACACGGTGGATTCCGCGCTGTGGCCGGGCCCCGCCGTCACCTTTGAGCTGCTCAACGGCGTGGCCTGCGTATATCCGCTCGCGCACTGGCCCCTCTTTGCCCCCATCCGAGCCCGCCTGGCCGCGCGCCCCAATGCCCCCGAGGCGGCGGAGGCCGCCGAGATTCTGGCGCTCGTGGCGGAGCATCCCGCGGGCGTCACGATCGGCGTGCTGGAGCACGAGGGCCGGCGCACCGCGGGCTGGGAGTGGTCGCGACGCAAATGGGTCGCGGAGTTTCTGGTGCGCACGGGCGCGCTGGTGGTCACCCACCGGATCGAGGGGCAGCGGGTCTTTGATCTGCCCGAGCGCCGCATTCCGGCGGAGCTGCTGCACGCGGAGCTCTCCCCCGAGGCCACGCTTGCGTCCCTCGGCGGGCTGGGGATCGCCTCCCTTGGCATCGCCACCGCGCGCGATCTGGCCCGCCACTACGGCCTGTCCCGGGTGGAGGCGGTGCGCGCGCTGGAGCTCTCCGCCGCGGTCCCGGTGCGGGTAGCCGGCTGGGCCGATCCGGCCTGGGTATCCCCCGCGGCCGCCGAGCGCCTCGCGGCCCCCGCCGCGGCGCTCCCGAGCCGCCTGATCGGCCCGTTTGATTCGCTGCTGCGCGACCGCGATCGCGCGCG encodes the following:
- a CDS encoding DNA glycosylase AlkZ-like family protein, with protein sequence MHKPPVAALDLNLEEARTLAVTAQGVPGAGADPLQVLRTLGLIQLDALARVDRAHRLTVLARLPREARAADIDGALWSRAEALSFETYTHAAVLIPIEDWPLFHLFRSLATKRRDSPALATLRSVRDFVAESNHGVTLRRIEESAAKSCAGDCIEGKRAAEHLVWRGDLVTTDRRLNRRIYDIPERRIPREIAETRLEYEDTVAGLTDRAVRSLGIATLGDVAHFYNLALPHARAGLALGTSIPVTVDGWDETSWVPAEACPLLAGGSCAPGDGPLICPEIAAEPRFIGPFDPLIRDRERARRLFDFDYTFEAYKPAAKRVYGHYVLGVLLGSEFLGRVDARREGKKLRIAREFVEPNQCPIIFHEAVGDALETLAEQMELTPVRGED
- a CDS encoding DNA glycosylase AlkZ-like family protein, whose translation is MISTQGPGPEITAERARSLALEAQFAPGERAGAAEVFHRLGVLQLDPLRRVDRAHRLTLLSRLPSSAGIHTVDSALWPGPAVTFELLNGVACVYPLAHWPLFAPIRARLAARPNAPEAAEAAEILALVAEHPAGVTIGVLEHEGRRTAGWEWSRRKWVAEFLVRTGALVVTHRIEGQRVFDLPERRIPAELLHAELSPEATLASLGGLGIASLGIATARDLARHYGLSRVEAVRALELSAAVPVRVAGWADPAWVSPAAAERLAAPAAALPSRLIGPFDSLLRDRDRARRVFSFDYLFEAYKPAETRVYGHYVLGVLHGGRFVGRVDAQRTGGELLLRGEFPEAGIPARSFAAGVDRASRTLARQLRVAPARGPASPAA